From Mycobacterium cookii:
ACCAGGCGGCGATCTCCGCTCGGATCTCCTTGCGGTGGTTGGCAAGCCCCATGAACTCCAGCAACAGTCGGGTGTCCTTGGGCGCGATCAGAGTCTCCCAGAACGCGTGCAGCGGACGGTCGGAGGCCAGCGCCTTCTGTTGCCGATCCAGATAAACCGTGGCGCCGATGCGGAAGACCGCCAGATACAGATCGTCCATCGTGGGGAAGTAGTAATGCACGAGAGCCGGTTTCACGCCGGCCTGAGCCGCGACGCGACGTGAGGTGGCAGCGGCGTAGCCCTCTTCGACCATGATCTGAGTCGTCGCCGCGATCAGCATGTCGCGCGTGGTGGAGTCGCGGGCCTTCGGGCGCGCGGATGCGGTCACCTGCATGGTCCTATCACACCGCGGGCTCGGCGACCATCTCGAAGAACGCAGCGCCGGAATCCGGGATCCGATTCTGCTTGAACACGTTGACGGCGTAGGAGACCAGAATCATCGAGTACAGCAAATGCAACAGCCGTGTCGCGTCGTCCGGCAAGTCGTCGATGTCGAGCCCGTTGAGGTAGGCGATCGCGTCCTCGGCCCGCGGCGCCACCGCGTCGTAAAAAGCGACCAGTTCGTCGAACGGCTTCGACAGCCTTGCCTCGTAGCGCTGCGCACGCGTCGGCAAAGCCCAGTCCGAGACGAAGGATTCGAGGTCGGAGAAGGGCTGCGGCAGAGTCGAATCTGACATCAGGACTCCTTTGCGGACTGATAGGCGCCGACGGTGTCGCGAACCACGGTGTGGAACTGACGAATCAGCAACTCCTGATCGCTGAGGTGGAACGTGTTCTGCGCGCGGGTCTTCAATGCCGAATGGGTGGCCTCGATGGTGTTCACGTCTTGCATGGCGAACTCGATGGTGCTGTCCACCACCAATTCCTGCGCGAGGCGATCGGCCGCGTTTGCCGGCGGCACAAAGTACAAGTCGATCTCGTAGATGTGCGAGTCGACCGTCTCTGGCCAATACGTGTAGGTGATGTAGTAGCCGCGGGCCCAGATCTGGATGGAGATGTTCGGGAACAACCAGAACTGGTCGTTGCCCCACGAGGCGATGTTGCCGCGGTTGAGAAAATCTGACCGCGGGCCCGAAAGGTCCAAGTCCGGCACATCGTCCGGGCCGAAAAGGCCTGCGCGGAACAGCTTGTAGACCCAGCGCTGGTCCTGGCGGGCGGGGCCGGCGGTGCCGGGTTCGCGGGGTGGCAATGGTGGTGGCCCGGGAACCGAGGTCAGCATGTGCGGCCGGAACAACTCATAGTGGTAGGAGTCGACCGGCGGCACCATCATCTCGGCTTTCGACACGTCCGGATCGATGAACCGGCCGTGCACGTACGGCGGGTGATACCACTCGCACACCGAGTCGACGGCCAGCTTCCAGTTGCCGTTGATCCGGGTTGAGAAGCCGTAATGCTGGGTCATCTTCTCAAAGGGATAGCCCTCGATGGGCAGCAGGCCGTCGCCGAGGAATTCGCGCAGCGGTGCCGGATCGTCGGCCAGGTTGATGAAGATGAAGCCCGCCCACACTTCGCAGTGCACCGGCGGCATCCGTAACGTGCTCTTGTCCAGGTTGAAGAACTCACCCTCGTTGGTGATGTGGTTGACCTTGCCGTCCAACCCATATCGCCAGCCGTGGTATTTGCAGGCGAACGCGCGGCAGTTTCCCGATGACTCTTCGCCCGGGTGTTCCTGCCAGACAACCTTGTTGCCGCGGTGGGCGCATACGTTGTGGAACGCATGCACGGTGTCGTCGACGTCGCGCGCGATCACGATCGAGGCCAGCCGGCCGGGCAGGTCGCGGGTGAAATACGAGCCCTTGCGGGGGAGTCGCTCGATCCGTCCGACGCACAACCAGTTTCGCTTGAACAACGCTTCGCGCTCGGCGGCGAAGAACTCCGGTGAAATGGAGTCCTCGTAGTTGACCGGAGCTGTCCCCAATTCCGGGTAGTCGGTGGTGAACTTCCCCCGCCCGGTGGACAGCCGTTGCTGGATGCTGGTCACGAGTGGGCTCCTTCCTGTGCGGGCGCCCCGTTACGCGGGGTACTCCAAGGCTCGTCGTCCCAGGCCCGGTCCAGCGGTGCCATTTCGCCACCGAACGGGAAAAACACACGCTGGGCGTAGGTCTCGCGGCCCAGGCCGTGGCCGAGCTCGTTGACGAAGGCCCGCTTGAGCGGGTTGGTGAACAGCTGCCGCGTGTACCGCAGTGTCAGCGGTGGTCGCTTGATCAGCTCGCGTGCGTGCTCCCAGGCGCGGTCGAGCAATCGGTCCTTGGGCAGCACCTCGTTGACCACGCCCCACTCCTTTGCTTCTTGCGCACTGAGCTTTTGACCCGTGAGTAGGAAGTAGCGCGCGCGGTTGTGCCCGGCGAGCACACTCCAGATCACGTGCTGACCGTCGCCGGGCACCTGCCCGCGGGGGAAGTGCGAGGCGTCCTGGAAGTAGGCGTCTTCTGAGGCCAGCACGATGTCGCCCATGATCGGCACCTCGGAGTGCATGTTGCACGGGCCGTTGACCGCGCTGATCATCGGCACGTCGACGTCGAGCACGTTAAAGATGAGATGGCGCGCGTACCAAGCCTTCTCGTCTAGCTTGTGCGTCCCGCGGTCGTCTGGCATGGCCTGATAGATGGGGTGCTCGGGCGGTTCGCCGTTGGGCAGGCGTCCCCAGTTGGCGTTGTAGTTTTCACCCGTGCCGGTGTGGATGAGCACCTTGATCTCGCGGTCCCCGGCGATGTCGGCGAATGCGTCGGACATCTCGTCGTGCGCCTTCCAGCTCCACACCAGGCTGTCACCGTTGGTGTGGCACTGCATGAACAGGATTCCATCGTCGGTGAGCTCGAACTTGTAGTTGGCGTAGCTGTTCTGGTACTCGCTGAATCTGGTCCGCTTTGCCATTGAGCTGTCTCCCCAGTGGTGATGGTGGAGCTGACACTATTTGAGCGATCGCCCAATAGTCAAGGGTTACCGGCCGGCTAACCGCGCGACCAGCGGTGCGAACGTCTCGATCTGGTCCTGCTGCACCGTGACGTAGTTGACGCCGAGCGAGCCTCGGCGTGAATACAGTGTCTCCGCAACAGCTTCCAGCGAGCCGATCAATACGTTGGGATGGTCGCGCAGCACGTCGGCGGTGATTCCCGTCGCCTTGGCGGCGGCGGCCAGTGCGGGCTCGGGGTCGTCGGTGATCGCCGTGAAGTAGGGCGAACTCTCGACGTCGAGGCGGGCGTAACGCTCGCCGGCGGCGGCCTGCACCACCCTGATTCGGCGCTGTGCGACCGCCGTCGGATCGCGCCCGTCGGCGTCACGCGCGACGAACGGCACGCTGGACATGCTGACGATGTCGGCCTCGCGTCCGGCGAAGGTCAACATCCGCGGTCCGCCGCCGCCGATCATGATCGGTGGATGCGGGTGTTGCACCGGGCGGGGACGGCCCGCGTAGCCGCGCACATGCACGAAGTCGCCGGAACAATCCAATTGTTCCCCTTCGCAGTGCTTTCTGATCAGCGACACCACCTCGGCGAGCTTGGTGATCCGACGGCCGGGCCGGTCGAACTCGAGCCCCATTGCGTTGTACTCGGTTTCGCTCCAACCCGCGCCGATGCCCATCTCCAGTCGGCCGTCCGACAGCAGATCCAGGGTCGCCGCTTCCTTGGCCAGTACCGCGGGCACGTGGTAGTCGACGCAGAAGACCCGGCACCCGATGCGCAGCGTCTCGCTCACCGCCGCCGCAGCTGCCATCGCCGCGATCGGCGCGAGATCTTGCCGGGGTGTGCGCGCACGCTTCTGCGCCGGACCGGGTCCCAGATAGTGGTCTGCGAGGAAAAGCGTTGAGTACCCGAAGTCTTCGACTTTGCGGACGGTGTCGCGCCATTCGCGTGCGCCGGCGGCGTTGGTCGCCTGCACGGCGAAGCGGAACGGGGGCCTGTCCATGGGCTTGACCATAATCGACACGGGGTGATAGGCATGTGGAGTTTGGGCAGTCGCTCAGGAAAGTGGGTCCGGGTTTGAAGACGGCGGTGGTCACCGGCGGCGCATCAGGTATTGGTCGCGCGGTCGCCGAACGATTGCGCAAGGACGGACTCCAGGTTGCTGTCATCGACCTGTCGCCCACCGACGACGGATTCGGCCACATCGCCGATGTCACCGATCGCGCGCAGGTGGACAACGCCGTCGCGGCGATCCGTGAGCAGTTCGGCCCGATCCTGGTGCTGGTCAACGCGGCCGGGGTGGAGGGCTTCCAGAAGTTCTCGAAGATGTCCTTCCCGGAATGGTCCAAGGTGATCGACGTCAACCTCAACGGCGTCTTCCACACCATCCAGGCGGTGTTGCCGGACATGGTCGAAGCCGGGTGGGGTCGCATCGTCAACATCTCGTCGTCGAGCACGCACTCCGGTCAGCCGTTCATGGCGCACTACGTCGCCGCGAAGTCGGCGGTGAACGGCCTCACCAAATCGCTGGCCCTGGAATACGGTCCGGCCGGGATCACCGTGAACGCCGTGCCGCCGGGGTTCGTGGACACGCCGATGCTGCGCAGTGCCGAAAGCCGGCATCTGCTCGGCGGGACCGTGGAAGATCACATCAATCGGACGCCGGTGCGCCGGGTGGGCCGACCGGAAGACATCGCGGCCGCCTGTTCGTTTTTCGTATCCGACGAGGCCAGCTACATCACCGGGCAGATCCTGGGCGTCAACGGCGGTCGCAACACCTGAAAGGTTGAGATGTACCAACGGGATCAGATCTTCATCGACGGCAAATGGGACGCCCCCGACACTGATGCCGCCATCAGCGTGGTGTCACCGCACAGCGAGGCGGTGATCGGTCACGCGGCCTGCGCCGGCCCGGCCGATGTCGACCGCGCGGTGCAGGCGGCACGAGCGGCGTTCGACGCCGGGCCGTGGCCGCGGATGCAGCCGGCCGAACGGATCGAGGCGATCACCCGATTGGCCGGCATCTACAAGGAGCGTCGGGCCGACATGGCCGCGCTCATCTCCGCCGAGATCGGGGCGCCGATCTCGTTCGCGAAGCGGGCCCAGGCCGGACTGCCACTCATGATGATGTCGGCGTTCTGCGGGATGGCGGCGACCTACCAGTGGCAGCATGACCGTCCAGGCCTGTACGGCAACGACATTCGGATCAACAAGCAACCCGTCGGTGTCGTCGCCGCAGTGGTGCCGTGGAACATGCCGCAATTCCTGACCGTCACCAAGGTCATACCCGCACTGCTGGCCGGGTGTTCGGTGGTGCTCAAACCCGCACCCGAGTCGGTGCTCGACGCGCTGCTGCTGGCCGAGCTGGTCGCCGAGGCGGACCTGCCACCCGGCGTGTTCAACGTGGTGCCCGGCGGCGTCGAGGTCGGCGAGGCGTTGGTCGGTCACGACGGTGTGGACAAGGTCTCCTTCACCGGATCCACGGCGGCCGGGCGCAAGGTCGCGTTGGCCTGCGCCGCGGGGCTCAAGCAGGTCAGCCTCGAGCTCGGCGGCAAATCCGCGGCCATCGTGCTCGACGACGCCGACCCCTCGGCGGTGGCCAGCGGCGTGCAGATGGCCAGCCTGGCCAACAGCGGACAGGTATGCAACGCGTTGAGCCGGATCCTGGTGCCGGCGGATCGCGAAGCCGAGTTCGTCGACGCGCTGGCGGCGACGATGGCGGCGATGCCGGTCGGCGACCCCGCCGATCCCGGCACCGCGATCGGCCCGCTGGTAGCCCAGCGCCAGCAGGAGCGGGTCCGCGGCTACATCGAAGCGGGCAAGAGCGAGGGCGCGCGGCTGGTCGTCGGCGGCAGCGAGATGCCCGACGGGCTGGACTCCGGCTGGTACGTCAAGCCGACGCTGTTCAGCGACGCCCGCAACGACATGCGGATAGCCCGCGAAGAGATCTTCGGCCCGGTGCTGACCGTGATCCCTTACCGCGACGAGGACGAGGCGATCCGGATCGCCAACGACTCCGAGTACGGGTTGGCCGGCTCGGTGTTCACCGCCGACGTCGACCGTGGATACGCGGTGGCGGCCCAGGTCCGGTCGGGGACGTTCGGCATCAACCAGGGCTACATCATGGATCCCGCGGCGCCGTTCGGCGGCGTCAAGAACAGCGGCTACGGCCGTGAGCTCGGGACCGAGGGGATCGACAGTTACACCGTCAGCCAATCGATTTCGGCTGCACCCTAACGTTTTCCGCCGACTTCGGCGGGCAGGGGTGGCGGTAGCGGTTTAGCCGGTGCCGTCGACGTTTGAGGCGCTGCCGGTGCCGCCGCCGGGGTTGTCGGCGACCCGGCCGCGGCCGGTGTGGTCTTCGGTCCGTGATACGACACCATCGGCTCGCTGCGGATCACCCCGCTGGCGTCGCTGACCACCAGCGCGCTCGACGTCACCGTGTAGGTGACGCCGTCCTGCTTGGCGACGAAGCTCCCGTCGGGCGACGCCGTGGCCAACGCGATCAACTTGGCGCCGTCGCTGACCCGCACCCCGTGGTAGCCGTACTGGCCGGCCGGACTCTTGCAGATCGCCACCCGCGAATTCGCCGTGCTGCCGAATGCCACGGCCGTGTTCGGTGCCGCGCAGCGCGCGCTGGAATCGACGAAACCCAGCGCATCGGTGGACGGGTCGGCGGAGGCCGCGGGCGTGCCGATCGCGAACAGCGTCCAGCACGCCGCCGCAACGACGGCAAGACGTCGGGTGCAAGGCAGGTAAGAGGACATAAGTTCTCACGACAACACGAGCAACCAGCGAGAACCCGCACCCACGCCGCGCTATCGCCGAATCGTTAGCTTCTCGAGACCCACACCGCTAGATTCGACCGCCATGGGACTGCTCTTCGATCCGAATGCCTACGACCCGTCGCACTTCGACCCCGAAACCCGACGTCAACTGCGGGCGGTGATCGACTGGTTCGAAGCCCGCGGCAAGGCCAAACTGCTGCGCGACGACCTCGAAGCGGCCTGGGTGTCGGACTTCCTCGACTTCATCAAGCAGGAAAAGATCTTCGCGACCTTCCTCACCCCGTCCGAGTACAGCGCGGGCGACCCGAACAAGCGATGGGACACCTCGCGTAACGCCGCGCTCAGCGAGATCTTCGGCTTCTACGGCCTGTCCTACTGGTACGCCGAGCAGGTCACCATCCTGGGACTCGGGCCGATCTGGCAGAGCGACAACATCAAGGCCAAGGAACGCGCAGCCGCCCAACTCGAGGCGGGCGGCGTGATGGCGTTCGCGCTCTCCGAACGCGAGCACGGCGCCGACATCTACAACACCGACCTGCTGCTCACGCCCGCACGCGACGACGACGACGAGGGTGTCGTATTCCGGGCGTCGGGGGAGAAGTACTACATCGGCAACGGCAACGTCGCCGGCATGGTGTCGGTGTTCTCCCGTCGCACCGACGTCGATGGCGCGGACGGTTATGTGTGGTTTGTCGCCGACAGCGGGCACGAGAACTACGAACTGATCGGCAACGTGGTGCACGGTCAGATGTTCGTCAGCAACTTCCGACTCAACGACTATCCGGTGCACGAAGAGGACATCCTGTGCACCGGGCCAGAAGCGTTCTCGGCCGCGCTGAACACGGTCAACGTCGGCAAGTTCAACCTGTGCTCGGGCTCGATCGGGATGTGCGAGCACGCTTTCTACGAAGCGATCACCCACGCCAACAACCGCATCCTGTACGGCAACCCGGTCACCGACTTCCCGCACGTGCGAGCCAGTTTCGTCGAGGCCTACGCAAGGTTGATCGCGATGAAACTGTTCAGCGACCGGGCGATCGACTACTTCCGCAGCGCAAGCCTCGACGATAGGCGCTATCTGCTGTTCAATCCGGTGACGAAGTCCAAAGTCACCTCGGAAGGTGAAGCCGTCGTCACGCTGCTATGGGATGTGCTGGCCGCCAAGGGTTTCGAGAAGAACACCTACTTCAGCGAAGTGGCCCGGCTGATCGGAGCCCTGCCGCGGCTGGAAGGCACCGTGCACGTCAACGTCGCGCAGATCCTGAAGTTCATGCCAAACTACATGTTCAATCCCGCGACGTATCCCGAGATCGGCACCCGCAACGACCCGGCCGACGACGTGTTCTTCTGGGCCCAGGGTCCGGCGCGCGGCGCCTCCAAGGTGCAATTCGCCGACTGGGCCGCGGTATACGAAAAGCACACCAGCGTGCCGAATGTCGCGGTGTTCTACGAGCAGGCCGGTGCACTCAAAGAACTGCTGGCCACCGCCGCGCCCGACCCCGAGCAGATGAAAGACCTCGACTTCCTGCTCGTCGTCGGCCACCTGTTCACGCTGATCGTCTACGGCCAGCTGATTCTGGAGCAAGCCGACCTGATCGGGTTGGACCCCGACCTGCTGGACCAGATCTTCGCCGTCCAGATCCGCGACTTCTCCGGCTACGCCGTCGCCCTACACGGAAAGCCGAGTTCCACCGCGGCGCAGCAAGACTGGGCGATCAAAGCGGTGCGCAAACCGATATCGGATGCGCACCGCTTCGACCGGGTGTGGGAGCAGATCAGGGCTTACGACGGCGCCTACGAGATGCGGCCCTAAGCGCCCCTAGGCGAACGGCACGTCGTCCGGAGCCGCCCGGCGGGCGGCCAGCAACGCGCGGGCGGGGTCACCGATCGGCAGCCGCAGCGGCAGCTGTGGCTTTTCGGCGGCGTCAGCGATCTCGGTTGCCACCTGTTCCGGGGTGATGATCGCGCGGCGCACTTCCTCGTCGCCTGCCAAGCCGGCGTACGGATCGTCAGGCAGCGTGTAGCTCTTGACGTTGTCGAGCGCGCCGGAACTCACCGCTCCGGGCTCCAGCAGCGTGGCCTGGACGCCGAACGGCGCCACCTCGATCGCCAGGGCTTCGACCAGCGCCTCCAGCGCCCACTTGGTCGATGCGTAGGCCGCCCCGGTCGGCAGTACGACCCGGCCGAGGACGCTCGACATGAACAGCAACTTGCCCTCGCCGCGGGCCCGCATGCCCGGTAGCGCGGCTTGCGCGACGCGCAGCGCACCGACGGTGTTGAGGTTAAAGATGCGCTGCAGTTCGTCCAGCGGAATGGCCTCGACGGCGGCATAGAAGATGTCGGCGGGATTGACGACGACGATGTCGACGTCTCCGGCGGCCGCGA
This genomic window contains:
- a CDS encoding TetR/AcrR family transcriptional regulator — translated: MLIAATTQIMVEEGYAAATSRRVAAQAGVKPALVHYYFPTMDDLYLAVFRIGATVYLDRQQKALASDRPLHAFWETLIAPKDTRLLLEFMGLANHRKEIRAEIAAWSERWREQQITALNFIVREHDIDTDEFPPAALAVVIAAIGRTLILEQGLGTVGGHDEAIALVHRMLDRFEMPQPKARRGAQSR
- a CDS encoding aromatic ring-hydroxylating oxygenase subunit alpha, giving the protein MTSIQQRLSTGRGKFTTDYPELGTAPVNYEDSISPEFFAAEREALFKRNWLCVGRIERLPRKGSYFTRDLPGRLASIVIARDVDDTVHAFHNVCAHRGNKVVWQEHPGEESSGNCRAFACKYHGWRYGLDGKVNHITNEGEFFNLDKSTLRMPPVHCEVWAGFIFINLADDPAPLREFLGDGLLPIEGYPFEKMTQHYGFSTRINGNWKLAVDSVCEWYHPPYVHGRFIDPDVSKAEMMVPPVDSYHYELFRPHMLTSVPGPPPLPPREPGTAGPARQDQRWVYKLFRAGLFGPDDVPDLDLSGPRSDFLNRGNIASWGNDQFWLFPNISIQIWARGYYITYTYWPETVDSHIYEIDLYFVPPANAADRLAQELVVDSTIEFAMQDVNTIEATHSALKTRAQNTFHLSDQELLIRQFHTVVRDTVGAYQSAKES
- a CDS encoding enoyl-CoA hydratase/isomerase family protein; the encoded protein is MAKRTRFSEYQNSYANYKFELTDDGILFMQCHTNGDSLVWSWKAHDEMSDAFADIAGDREIKVLIHTGTGENYNANWGRLPNGEPPEHPIYQAMPDDRGTHKLDEKAWYARHLIFNVLDVDVPMISAVNGPCNMHSEVPIMGDIVLASEDAYFQDASHFPRGQVPGDGQHVIWSVLAGHNRARYFLLTGQKLSAQEAKEWGVVNEVLPKDRLLDRAWEHARELIKRPPLTLRYTRQLFTNPLKRAFVNELGHGLGRETYAQRVFFPFGGEMAPLDRAWDDEPWSTPRNGAPAQEGAHS
- a CDS encoding TIGR03621 family F420-dependent LLM class oxidoreductase → MDRPPFRFAVQATNAAGAREWRDTVRKVEDFGYSTLFLADHYLGPGPAQKRARTPRQDLAPIAAMAAAAAVSETLRIGCRVFCVDYHVPAVLAKEAATLDLLSDGRLEMGIGAGWSETEYNAMGLEFDRPGRRITKLAEVVSLIRKHCEGEQLDCSGDFVHVRGYAGRPRPVQHPHPPIMIGGGGPRMLTFAGREADIVSMSSVPFVARDADGRDPTAVAQRRIRVVQAAAGERYARLDVESSPYFTAITDDPEPALAAAAKATGITADVLRDHPNVLIGSLEAVAETLYSRRGSLGVNYVTVQQDQIETFAPLVARLAGR
- a CDS encoding SDR family NAD(P)-dependent oxidoreductase; translated protein: MKTAVVTGGASGIGRAVAERLRKDGLQVAVIDLSPTDDGFGHIADVTDRAQVDNAVAAIREQFGPILVLVNAAGVEGFQKFSKMSFPEWSKVIDVNLNGVFHTIQAVLPDMVEAGWGRIVNISSSSTHSGQPFMAHYVAAKSAVNGLTKSLALEYGPAGITVNAVPPGFVDTPMLRSAESRHLLGGTVEDHINRTPVRRVGRPEDIAAACSFFVSDEASYITGQILGVNGGRNT
- a CDS encoding aldehyde dehydrogenase, which produces MYQRDQIFIDGKWDAPDTDAAISVVSPHSEAVIGHAACAGPADVDRAVQAARAAFDAGPWPRMQPAERIEAITRLAGIYKERRADMAALISAEIGAPISFAKRAQAGLPLMMMSAFCGMAATYQWQHDRPGLYGNDIRINKQPVGVVAAVVPWNMPQFLTVTKVIPALLAGCSVVLKPAPESVLDALLLAELVAEADLPPGVFNVVPGGVEVGEALVGHDGVDKVSFTGSTAAGRKVALACAAGLKQVSLELGGKSAAIVLDDADPSAVASGVQMASLANSGQVCNALSRILVPADREAEFVDALAATMAAMPVGDPADPGTAIGPLVAQRQQERVRGYIEAGKSEGARLVVGGSEMPDGLDSGWYVKPTLFSDARNDMRIAREEIFGPVLTVIPYRDEDEAIRIANDSEYGLAGSVFTADVDRGYAVAAQVRSGTFGINQGYIMDPAAPFGGVKNSGYGRELGTEGIDSYTVSQSISAAP
- a CDS encoding acyl-CoA dehydrogenase family protein, coding for MGLLFDPNAYDPSHFDPETRRQLRAVIDWFEARGKAKLLRDDLEAAWVSDFLDFIKQEKIFATFLTPSEYSAGDPNKRWDTSRNAALSEIFGFYGLSYWYAEQVTILGLGPIWQSDNIKAKERAAAQLEAGGVMAFALSEREHGADIYNTDLLLTPARDDDDEGVVFRASGEKYYIGNGNVAGMVSVFSRRTDVDGADGYVWFVADSGHENYELIGNVVHGQMFVSNFRLNDYPVHEEDILCTGPEAFSAALNTVNVGKFNLCSGSIGMCEHAFYEAITHANNRILYGNPVTDFPHVRASFVEAYARLIAMKLFSDRAIDYFRSASLDDRRYLLFNPVTKSKVTSEGEAVVTLLWDVLAAKGFEKNTYFSEVARLIGALPRLEGTVHVNVAQILKFMPNYMFNPATYPEIGTRNDPADDVFFWAQGPARGASKVQFADWAAVYEKHTSVPNVAVFYEQAGALKELLATAAPDPEQMKDLDFLLVVGHLFTLIVYGQLILEQADLIGLDPDLLDQIFAVQIRDFSGYAVALHGKPSSTAAQQDWAIKAVRKPISDAHRFDRVWEQIRAYDGAYEMRP
- a CDS encoding SDR family NAD(P)-dependent oxidoreductase → MSTVLVTGAGRGIGRAITEEFIRRGHRVIGTARDPRSLDGLDLAQRLALDVTDDASVAAAFAAAGDVDIVVVNPADIFYAAVEAIPLDELQRIFNLNTVGALRVAQAALPGMRARGEGKLLFMSSVLGRVVLPTGAAYASTKWALEALVEALAIEVAPFGVQATLLEPGAVSSGALDNVKSYTLPDDPYAGLAGDEEVRRAIITPEQVATEIADAAEKPQLPLRLPIGDPARALLAARRAAPDDVPFA